In Paenibacillus algicola, a genomic segment contains:
- the spoVAD gene encoding stage V sporulation protein AD has product MKVNGQTWEYEHRPVIIGSSSIVGPEEGEGPLAEDFDFIYDNLEINEKTWEKGERRLLEDAARKALELAGIQEEQLQFYVGGDLMNQIISSSFAARQMGVPYLGVFGACSTSMESLAVASLLVDSGAARYAMAGTASHNCTVEKQFRYPTEYGSQKPPYAQYTVTGAGCSVVTNQGKGPRVTHATIGKVMDLGVKDPFNMGTAMAPAAADTISAHLKDTGRTPDYYDLIVTGDLASVGHPITRELLLQEGIAMDQTNFMDCGLMIYDRDKQKYALAGGSGCGCSAVVTYGHILKQMNSGKLQKVLVVATGALLSPISYQQGESIPCIAHAVSLEMGG; this is encoded by the coding sequence ATGAAGGTTAACGGACAAACCTGGGAGTATGAGCATCGGCCTGTCATTATTGGGTCCTCCTCCATTGTCGGCCCGGAAGAGGGCGAGGGACCGCTTGCCGAGGATTTTGACTTCATCTACGACAACCTTGAAATTAATGAAAAAACCTGGGAGAAGGGCGAACGCCGCCTTCTGGAGGATGCGGCCCGAAAAGCACTGGAGCTTGCGGGGATTCAGGAGGAGCAGCTGCAGTTCTATGTCGGGGGAGATCTGATGAATCAGATTATTAGCAGCTCCTTTGCTGCCCGCCAGATGGGCGTTCCTTATCTCGGCGTGTTCGGGGCCTGCTCAACCTCCATGGAGAGTCTGGCGGTGGCCTCGCTTCTGGTGGATTCCGGCGCAGCCCGGTATGCGATGGCAGGGACCGCCAGCCATAACTGTACCGTAGAGAAGCAGTTCCGGTATCCGACGGAATACGGCTCGCAGAAGCCGCCGTACGCCCAGTACACCGTAACAGGTGCAGGGTGCTCTGTCGTCACGAACCAAGGGAAGGGACCGCGCGTTACACATGCCACCATTGGCAAGGTCATGGACCTGGGTGTCAAGGACCCTTTTAACATGGGCACGGCCATGGCCCCGGCAGCGGCCGACACGATCTCGGCGCACCTGAAGGACACCGGGCGCACCCCGGATTATTACGATTTGATCGTCACAGGAGACCTGGCTTCCGTCGGGCATCCTATTACCCGGGAGCTGCTGCTGCAGGAGGGCATCGCCATGGATCAAACGAACTTCATGGACTGCGGCCTCATGATTTACGACCGCGACAAGCAGAAATACGCCCTGGCGGGCGGAAGTGGCTGCGGTTGCTCTGCTGTTGTGACCTACGGTCATATTTTGAAGCAAATGAACAGCGGGAAGCTGCAGAAGGTGCTGGTTGTCGCCACGGGAGCACTGCTGTCGCCGATTTCATATCAGCAGGGAGAAAGCATCCCCTGCATTGCACATGCCGTATCACTGGAGATGGGAGGTTAA
- the spoVAE gene encoding stage V sporulation protein AE: MQFLWAFLIGGLICVIGQLLMDGAKLTPAHTMSTLVVSGAVVEAFGLYDPLVKFAGAGASVPITSFGNALVHGALTELERDGWIGVVTGIFEVTSAGISSAIIFSFLAALFVRPKG; the protein is encoded by the coding sequence ATGCAGTTTCTCTGGGCATTTCTGATCGGGGGCCTGATTTGTGTCATTGGACAGCTGCTCATGGACGGAGCCAAGCTGACCCCCGCCCATACGATGAGTACCCTGGTGGTGTCGGGTGCGGTTGTTGAAGCCTTTGGACTGTACGATCCTTTGGTTAAATTCGCGGGGGCGGGAGCCTCAGTTCCTATTACAAGCTTCGGAAACGCTCTGGTTCATGGGGCGCTCACCGAGCTGGAGCGGGATGGCTGGATTGGTGTTGTCACGGGTATTTTCGAGGTGACGAGTGCCGGTATTTCGTCAGCCATTATATTCTCGTTTCTGGCGGCGCTGTTTGTCCGGCCAAAGGGCTAA
- a CDS encoding AAA family ATPase codes for MPVSQESIRIISSVRSNLESCLLGKEFEIQLLLTAMLAGGHVLIEDVPGTGKTQLIKALARTMQGDYRRIQCNPDILPSDITGVSVFHPRDEQFYFRPGPVMTHILLADEINRATTKTQSALLEVMEERSVTVDGETHELPHPFMLCATQNPIDFEGTYMLPEAQLDRFMLKLSLGYPDANTEKELLFRSRHGQMTDKLQPVTSMETIASIQREIQDVFLGEPVADYLLGITRSTREHPAVLLGASPRATISFMNAVKAYAFLQERDYVLPDDVKILAPYVLSHRIMLRPEARLDKTTTLSVLEFILRQVKVPVQMGR; via the coding sequence ATGCCCGTAAGCCAAGAATCGATCCGCATCATCTCATCCGTGCGATCCAACCTGGAATCGTGCCTGCTCGGTAAGGAGTTTGAAATTCAGCTGCTGCTTACCGCCATGCTTGCCGGCGGACACGTATTGATAGAGGATGTACCGGGAACCGGGAAAACCCAGCTGATCAAGGCTCTTGCCCGAACGATGCAGGGGGATTACCGCCGGATTCAATGTAACCCCGACATTTTGCCGAGTGATATTACCGGAGTTTCTGTGTTTCATCCCCGGGACGAGCAGTTTTACTTCCGTCCGGGTCCTGTCATGACTCATATTTTGCTGGCTGACGAAATCAACCGGGCGACCACGAAGACGCAGTCTGCGCTGCTGGAGGTCATGGAGGAGCGAAGTGTAACGGTGGATGGCGAGACGCATGAGCTGCCGCATCCCTTTATGCTTTGTGCGACACAGAATCCGATTGACTTCGAAGGCACCTACATGCTGCCGGAGGCCCAGCTGGACCGCTTCATGCTGAAGCTTAGCCTGGGGTATCCCGATGCCAATACCGAGAAGGAGCTGCTCTTCCGCTCCCGTCACGGTCAGATGACGGACAAGCTGCAGCCGGTCACCTCCATGGAGACCATCGCTTCCATACAGCGCGAAATCCAGGATGTGTTTCTTGGAGAGCCGGTTGCGGACTACCTGCTCGGCATTACCAGATCGACGCGGGAGCATCCGGCAGTTCTGCTGGGGGCGAGCCCTCGGGCGACGATCTCCTTCATGAATGCCGTGAAGGCCTACGCTTTTTTGCAGGAGAGAGATTATGTGCTACCCGATGATGTGAAAATTCTTGCGCCATATGTGCTGTCCCACCGGATCATGCTGCGTCCGGAAGCCCGGCTGGATAAGACGACGACGCTGTCCGTACTGGAATTTATTCTGCGGCAGGTCAAAGTGCCGGTTCAGATGGGGAGATAG
- a CDS encoding DUF58 domain-containing protein has protein sequence MRHQRSMSMKGIKPGNLAAILTVWCMVLLYVLFQGGKTSLMLFSMVSLLAIYLIGFGMGGVNRVKAARTVTASDQQEGVLHAGEQVQVSIQVTVPGLLPMPYLIVREVLKRHNGDSWSFEESVIPNLRGTGELLFQTPALERGHYTFQRTECVSEDIFGLMEHRGGFELNTSFRVLPRTIPLLGWQRQLRNVRGGGAQTTTAASRRETTQINGVRDYVYGDRISRIHWNATAKTGSWKSKEFEHESFPQTLILLDCKAQGYRSTAQFETAVSAAASLLESGAREQAGIGLFTAGKENKLFMPSTSQGERMSMLQHLVDVDADRKESLLSSLERSGRELPKGCLLLIITPEVGEEAVSCIRWAENRGMNPCLLKIAAAEKSAEPGDYTSYLQSRGLLLYTVSSLEELPLALGGRAS, from the coding sequence ATGCGCCATCAACGATCCATGTCCATGAAAGGCATCAAGCCGGGAAATCTCGCAGCGATCCTTACTGTTTGGTGCATGGTGCTGCTATATGTTCTTTTTCAAGGCGGCAAAACCTCGCTTATGCTCTTCTCCATGGTCAGCCTGCTGGCCATCTATCTGATCGGCTTTGGCATGGGGGGAGTCAACCGGGTCAAAGCGGCTCGAACGGTAACGGCGTCAGACCAGCAGGAGGGTGTGCTTCATGCCGGGGAGCAGGTTCAGGTCAGCATTCAGGTTACCGTTCCGGGCCTGCTGCCCATGCCGTATTTGATTGTGCGGGAGGTACTAAAGCGGCATAACGGGGATTCCTGGTCCTTTGAGGAAAGTGTAATCCCGAACCTGCGCGGCACGGGAGAACTGCTGTTCCAGACACCTGCTCTGGAGCGTGGCCACTATACCTTTCAGCGTACAGAGTGCGTTAGTGAGGATATCTTCGGACTGATGGAGCATCGCGGAGGCTTCGAGCTGAACACCTCCTTCCGCGTACTCCCGAGAACGATTCCGCTATTGGGATGGCAGCGTCAGCTTCGCAATGTTCGCGGCGGCGGGGCTCAGACAACCACCGCAGCCTCCCGGCGGGAAACAACACAAATTAATGGAGTTCGTGATTATGTGTACGGTGACCGGATTTCCCGGATTCACTGGAACGCTACAGCGAAGACCGGCTCCTGGAAATCGAAGGAGTTTGAGCATGAATCTTTTCCGCAGACCCTGATCCTCCTGGACTGCAAAGCCCAGGGGTACCGCAGCACCGCACAGTTTGAAACGGCGGTGTCTGCGGCAGCATCTTTGCTGGAATCCGGCGCTCGGGAGCAGGCCGGCATCGGATTGTTTACCGCAGGCAAGGAGAACAAGCTGTTTATGCCCAGCACGTCCCAAGGGGAGCGGATGTCCATGCTGCAGCATCTGGTCGATGTAGATGCTGACCGGAAGGAGAGCCTGCTGTCCTCGCTGGAAAGGTCAGGGCGTGAGCTTCCCAAAGGCTGCCTGCTGCTGATCATTACTCCGGAAGTAGGAGAAGAAGCGGTGTCATGTATCCGATGGGCGGAGAACCGTGGCATGAATCCGTGTTTGTTGAAGATTGCAGCTGCAGAGAAGTCTGCAGAGCCCGGAGATTACACTTCTTATCTGCAATCCCGAGGACTGCTGCTATACACAGTCTCTTCTCTGGAAGAGCTGCCGCTTGCGTTAGGAGGGAGGGCATCATGA
- a CDS encoding transglutaminase TgpA family protein yields the protein MTHKHHSSWLLHILKLLWIWLLLQQWVSFTEPLLFEETTAGIMTALAITAVIEAMVFLKRIIRVPLQLALIVYAVFQTLSSYSIPVPDRLGEIFRDDQYQHVLPYIWFALAAWAIFNFIAVWVNSKRKVLLVVGLNIVAFGILDSFTATELWKETAWVAGIGMAWLVTEHFNRFRRRFPQGWALLRRNPLKILGNILVIFSLIIFAGVNMPTVQPSLTDPYTAWREWRGMPLSSGSGGLGGLGTLLNPGGESTSGYGREDNNLGGGFNFDYSPVMSIASEERSYWRGETRSTYSGTGWTNRQRTRGSQSIDPGQQLPSEGQGSVPSTTVEQSVTMLNDEVYPVLFGAYSMSRVDEVELPQDSELRWKREGAELHFTSESRQPAYPKQYTVTSEIPMISWEELKEKSADELYANAPMDVSYYQIPSDFPDRVRGLAEEVTQNGDTPYEKVLLLQQYLQSSEFSYTNAPDLSNKRSDDFVDSFLFEIQEGYCDYFSTSMVMMARSLDIPARWVKGYAPGNVPNEQYMSPDGTRTASGSYTVTNADAHSWAEIYFGEYGWIPVEATPGFTMPILAGAEPQEPVAEEEPEEETPAEEEEEEEQAAAPAASASEDSGSLTALLGTAAGIVLLLWLGYVIWRRRWSFRFLRARLSTGKPLTPADKVVAETERWLRSVRRKGLQQGHNETLRESVLRWREQQPALTPLLEPLLRRFEHARYSPVQVEPEAWRAVQEDAVRLKKGIKKAKTV from the coding sequence ATGACACATAAGCATCATTCCTCCTGGCTGCTCCATATCCTCAAGCTCTTATGGATTTGGCTGCTGCTGCAGCAATGGGTGTCTTTCACGGAGCCGCTGCTGTTTGAAGAGACTACCGCTGGCATCATGACAGCGTTAGCTATTACAGCCGTCATTGAGGCGATGGTATTCCTCAAGCGAATCATTCGGGTACCGCTGCAGCTGGCACTTATTGTGTATGCCGTCTTCCAGACGCTGTCCAGCTACAGTATTCCGGTCCCTGACCGACTGGGTGAGATCTTCCGAGATGATCAGTACCAGCATGTGCTTCCTTATATATGGTTTGCGCTTGCGGCCTGGGCGATCTTTAACTTTATAGCGGTATGGGTGAACAGCAAGCGCAAGGTTTTACTGGTCGTCGGCCTGAATATTGTGGCCTTTGGTATTCTGGATTCCTTCACCGCCACGGAGCTGTGGAAGGAAACGGCTTGGGTTGCCGGTATCGGGATGGCTTGGCTGGTGACCGAGCATTTCAACCGGTTTCGCCGCCGTTTTCCGCAGGGCTGGGCACTTCTGCGAAGAAATCCGCTGAAAATATTGGGTAACATTCTGGTCATCTTCTCGCTGATTATATTTGCCGGCGTTAATATGCCGACGGTTCAGCCCTCGTTAACAGACCCTTATACGGCCTGGAGAGAATGGAGAGGTATGCCTCTTTCCAGCGGTTCTGGCGGCCTCGGGGGCCTTGGAACCCTGCTGAATCCGGGGGGAGAGAGCACCTCCGGCTATGGGCGGGAGGATAACAACCTGGGAGGCGGCTTTAACTTCGACTATTCTCCGGTTATGTCGATTGCCTCGGAGGAGCGAAGCTATTGGCGCGGCGAGACCCGCTCTACCTACTCCGGTACAGGCTGGACTAACAGACAGAGAACTCGCGGGAGCCAGTCGATTGATCCCGGTCAGCAGCTTCCATCAGAAGGACAGGGCAGCGTGCCGTCCACAACGGTGGAGCAGAGCGTAACGATGCTGAATGATGAGGTTTATCCGGTTCTGTTCGGAGCGTACTCCATGTCCCGCGTCGATGAGGTGGAGCTGCCACAAGACAGTGAGCTCCGCTGGAAGAGGGAGGGCGCTGAGCTTCATTTCACATCCGAGTCCAGACAGCCCGCCTATCCGAAGCAGTATACCGTTACCTCGGAGATTCCGATGATTTCGTGGGAGGAGCTGAAGGAGAAATCCGCAGATGAGCTGTATGCTAATGCTCCGATGGATGTGAGCTATTACCAGATCCCTTCCGATTTCCCGGACCGGGTCCGCGGGCTGGCCGAGGAAGTGACACAGAACGGAGACACCCCGTATGAGAAGGTATTGCTGCTGCAGCAATATTTGCAAAGCAGTGAATTCTCCTATACGAATGCTCCGGATCTGTCTAACAAACGCAGCGATGATTTTGTAGACAGCTTCTTGTTTGAGATCCAGGAAGGCTATTGTGATTATTTCTCCACCTCGATGGTCATGATGGCCCGTTCTCTGGATATTCCCGCCCGATGGGTGAAGGGCTACGCTCCCGGCAACGTCCCGAATGAGCAGTATATGTCGCCGGATGGCACCAGAACAGCCTCGGGCAGCTATACGGTAACCAATGCCGATGCCCACTCCTGGGCGGAGATTTATTTCGGGGAATACGGCTGGATTCCGGTCGAAGCGACGCCAGGCTTCACGATGCCGATTCTGGCAGGGGCAGAGCCCCAAGAGCCTGTTGCTGAAGAGGAGCCGGAAGAGGAGACGCCTGCAGAAGAAGAGGAGGAAGAGGAGCAGGCTGCTGCTCCTGCAGCCTCGGCTTCAGAGGACTCTGGCAGCTTGACTGCGCTGCTTGGAACTGCCGCTGGCATCGTTCTGCTGCTGTGGCTCGGTTATGTTATTTGGAGAAGACGCTGGAGCTTCCGTTTCCTGAGAGCCCGGCTGTCGACTGGCAAGCCGCTCACTCCAGCGGATAAGGTAGTGGCAGAGACGGAGCGCTGGCTCCGGTCTGTCCGCAGGAAGGGCCTGCAGCAGGGACATAATGAAACGCTCCGGGAATCCGTGCTCCGGTGGAGGGAGCAGCAGCCGGCGCTGACGCCGCTGCTTGAGCCGCTGCTTCGCCGCTTTGAGCATGCGAGGTACAGCCCGGTTCAGGTGGAGCCGGAGGCGTGGCGGGCTGTTCAGGAAGATGCAGTTCGGCTGAAAAAGGGTATAAAAAAGGCAAAGACCGTATGA
- a CDS encoding YqeG family HAD IIIA-type phosphatase, with amino-acid sequence MFKMLIPKERVSTVFDIDLEGLYEQGYRGIITDLDNTLVGAKAPLATPELLEWFKKVKEIGFQLIIVSNNQLERVSKFATPLDIQYVHEARKPSNLPFRKAMKMMNLTADQTIVVGDQMLTDVYGGNRLGLFTILVLPIALHDEGWVTRYFNRRVERIALTRLRRLGLWKEEDKE; translated from the coding sequence TTGTTTAAGATGCTTATTCCCAAGGAAAGAGTCAGTACCGTATTCGATATTGATCTGGAGGGGCTATACGAGCAGGGCTACCGAGGAATTATTACGGATTTGGATAATACCCTGGTGGGAGCCAAGGCGCCTCTCGCGACACCGGAGCTGCTGGAATGGTTCAAAAAGGTGAAGGAAATCGGATTTCAATTAATTATCGTATCCAATAACCAGCTGGAGCGCGTATCGAAATTTGCCACTCCGCTGGATATTCAATATGTGCATGAAGCCCGCAAGCCGAGTAATCTGCCCTTCCGTAAAGCGATGAAGATGATGAATCTGACAGCGGATCAAACGATCGTGGTCGGAGATCAGATGCTGACAGACGTGTACGGCGGAAACCGGCTGGGCTTATTCACCATTTTGGTGCTGCCGATTGCGCTGCATGATGAGGGATGGGTTACGCGTTATTTCAATCGCCGTGTAGAGCGCATTGCGCTAACCCGTTTGCGCAGACTGGGATTATGGAAAGAGGAGGACAAGGAATGA
- the yqeH gene encoding ribosome biogenesis GTPase YqeH has product MIEPAGGQDIKKCRGCGAALQHESQDKPGYLPEKAAGREPVICQRCFRIKNYNEAAAVAVDQDEFLRLLGQIGNQEALVIHIVDIFDFEGSLISGLQRFVGNNPVILAVNKIDLLPKVTNWNKLRNWVQRQCKEHGLRTSEIVLCSAKKNQGFDRLLETIAETRGDRDVYVVGATNVGKSTLINRLIRDYSDLDEELTTSRYPGTTLDMVHIPLDDGRAIIDTPGIVYPWRFSELVVREDLGVVMPENPLKPLVYQLDEGQTLFFGGMCRFDFIQGAHQSFTAFISGSLKIHRTKLERADALYADHAGELLSPPSKKSLEHMPDWTRHELRIPKGSNWDIFISGLGWIKVNGDQGALTAVHAPKGVRVLTRPSMI; this is encoded by the coding sequence ATGATTGAGCCGGCAGGCGGACAAGACATCAAGAAATGCAGGGGGTGCGGTGCTGCACTTCAGCATGAATCACAGGACAAGCCGGGGTATTTGCCAGAGAAGGCAGCCGGCCGGGAGCCGGTCATTTGCCAGCGCTGCTTCCGAATTAAGAACTACAACGAAGCGGCCGCGGTCGCTGTGGACCAGGATGAATTTCTGCGGCTTCTGGGACAAATCGGTAATCAAGAGGCGCTTGTCATTCATATCGTGGATATTTTTGATTTTGAAGGCAGCCTGATATCGGGCTTGCAGCGCTTTGTAGGCAACAACCCTGTTATTCTGGCTGTGAACAAGATTGACCTGCTGCCCAAAGTGACGAATTGGAACAAGCTGCGCAACTGGGTGCAACGACAGTGCAAGGAGCATGGGCTGCGGACAAGCGAGATTGTACTCTGCAGTGCCAAGAAGAACCAGGGCTTTGACCGGCTTCTGGAAACGATCGCTGAAACGCGGGGAGACCGGGACGTATATGTAGTTGGCGCGACCAATGTCGGCAAATCGACCCTGATCAATCGTTTGATCCGCGATTACAGTGATCTCGATGAAGAGCTCACCACCTCCCGTTATCCCGGTACGACCCTGGATATGGTTCATATTCCGCTGGATGACGGACGTGCGATTATTGATACTCCGGGAATCGTTTACCCATGGAGATTCAGTGAGTTGGTGGTTCGGGAGGACTTGGGCGTGGTGATGCCAGAGAATCCGCTCAAGCCGCTGGTCTATCAGCTGGATGAAGGACAGACCTTGTTCTTCGGCGGAATGTGCCGGTTTGATTTCATTCAGGGAGCACACCAGTCGTTTACTGCCTTTATCAGCGGAAGCTTGAAGATTCACCGTACGAAGCTGGAGCGGGCAGATGCACTTTACGCAGATCATGCGGGCGAGCTGCTCTCACCACCCTCCAAGAAATCTCTGGAGCACATGCCAGACTGGACGCGTCATGAGCTGAGAATACCGAAGGGCTCCAATTGGGATATCTTTATCTCGGGCCTGGGCTGGATCAAAGTGAATGGGGATCAAGGTGCTTTAACTGCTGTGCATGCGCCGAAAGGCGTGAGAGTACTGACACGCCCGTCTATGATTTAA
- the aroE gene encoding shikimate dehydrogenase, translating into MTGSEQLEQYSGALLLGVLGDPIAHSKSPAMHNAALAALGTAGHYVPLHVKPEQLQQTMEAIRTLGFRGVNVTIPHKVEVMKYLDEIDESARMIGAVNTIVNDQGRLKGYNTDGIGYVRSLKEEAVPHLSGKHVVVLGAGGAARGIVHALSLESPARISIINRTASRAVQLAEDAGLGSAAQGYGEAESETVMASAEVIINTTSVGMHPHVDELPIRADWIPEGIVVSDLIYNPLKTKLLEVSEAKGCKVHSGLGMFVYQGAYALEYWTGLPAPVEVMRQAVLGSF; encoded by the coding sequence ATGACGGGGAGCGAACAGCTGGAACAATACAGCGGGGCTTTACTGCTGGGGGTATTGGGGGACCCGATCGCCCATTCCAAATCGCCGGCGATGCATAATGCGGCATTAGCGGCATTGGGGACAGCGGGTCACTATGTGCCGCTTCATGTGAAGCCGGAGCAGCTGCAGCAGACCATGGAGGCGATCCGGACGCTCGGCTTTCGCGGAGTGAATGTGACGATTCCGCACAAGGTTGAGGTCATGAAGTACTTGGATGAGATTGATGAGAGCGCAAGAATGATCGGGGCGGTCAACACCATCGTGAATGATCAGGGCCGCCTGAAGGGCTACAATACCGATGGTATCGGGTATGTGAGATCTCTGAAGGAGGAGGCTGTTCCACACCTCAGCGGCAAGCATGTCGTCGTATTGGGGGCGGGCGGAGCTGCGCGGGGTATCGTCCATGCGCTCTCTCTGGAATCACCGGCCCGGATATCTATCATCAACCGTACGGCTTCAAGAGCGGTGCAGCTGGCTGAGGATGCCGGGCTTGGCAGCGCGGCCCAAGGGTACGGAGAGGCAGAGTCGGAGACAGTGATGGCTTCTGCAGAAGTCATCATCAACACGACCTCTGTCGGAATGCATCCGCATGTAGATGAGCTGCCGATTCGTGCCGACTGGATTCCAGAAGGAATCGTGGTCAGCGACCTCATCTACAATCCGCTGAAGACGAAGCTGCTGGAAGTCAGTGAAGCCAAGGGCTGTAAGGTCCACAGCGGGCTCGGGATGTTTGTTTATCAGGGGGCGTATGCTCTGGAGTACTGGACGGGGTTGCCCGCACCGGTAGAAGTTATGAGGCAGGCTGTACTGGGCAGCTTCTGA
- the yhbY gene encoding ribosome assembly RNA-binding protein YhbY, which yields MLTGKQKRHLRALAHHLDPVFQVGKGGSNEHLIRHINEAIEKRELLKVSVLNNCMEEPRDIAAELAEGTDADIVQVIGKTIVLYKESKDHKTIELP from the coding sequence ATGTTGACTGGAAAGCAAAAAAGACATTTACGGGCACTCGCCCACCATTTGGATCCGGTATTTCAGGTAGGCAAGGGAGGCAGCAATGAGCACTTGATCCGTCACATCAACGAAGCGATCGAGAAGAGAGAGCTGCTAAAGGTGTCGGTGCTGAATAACTGCATGGAGGAGCCGCGTGATATCGCAGCGGAGCTTGCCGAAGGAACCGATGCAGACATCGTACAGGTTATCGGCAAAACGATTGTGCTGTACAAGGAATCCAAGGACCATAAGACCATCGAGCTTCCTTGA
- the nadD gene encoding nicotinate-nucleotide adenylyltransferase: protein MKAGIMGGTFDPIHMGHLMAAESAREAYGLDEVWFMPSHTPPHKVLAGVTAEMRYEMTCLAISSHPDFKALDLEIRREGVSYTIDTISALKQQQPNSELYFIIGADMVNYLPKWHRIEELSGLLSFIGVNRPGSRLELELLPEFLSQRVHLCDMPMMDISSTVIRERMAAGKSIRYMVPEPVYDYITRSGIYRV from the coding sequence ATGAAGGCAGGGATCATGGGAGGGACATTTGATCCCATTCACATGGGTCATCTGATGGCGGCAGAGTCCGCCAGAGAGGCCTATGGACTGGACGAGGTGTGGTTTATGCCGAGCCATACGCCGCCGCATAAGGTGCTGGCCGGAGTGACGGCAGAGATGAGATATGAAATGACCTGTCTGGCCATTTCCTCTCATCCGGATTTCAAGGCCCTGGATCTTGAAATCCGGCGTGAAGGAGTGTCCTACACCATCGATACGATCTCCGCGCTCAAGCAGCAGCAGCCGAACAGTGAGCTGTATTTCATTATCGGAGCCGATATGGTTAACTATCTCCCGAAATGGCATCGTATTGAAGAGCTGTCCGGCCTGCTGAGCTTTATTGGTGTCAACCGTCCCGGATCCAGGCTGGAGCTGGAGCTGCTTCCTGAATTCCTTAGCCAGCGTGTCCATCTCTGCGACATGCCCATGATGGACATATCGTCCACGGTCATTCGTGAAAGAATGGCGGCCGGGAAATCCATACGTTATATGGTGCCTGAACCGGTCTATGATTATATTACAAGGAGCGGGATCTATCGTGTATAA
- the yqeK gene encoding bis(5'-nucleosyl)-tetraphosphatase (symmetrical) YqeK: protein MVYNREQLMEAVSSQMPAKRWQHTLGVMETAVKLAEQYGADPVKAELASILHDVAKYWPTDRLEQVLRENHLNPGLLQEDKQLWHAEVGAFVAQQEYGIEDLDILDAIRYHTSGREGMSLLEKVVCLADYIEPGRDFPGVNKLRKLANHSLEEALAAGLGTTISHLVEKNKAIYVLTVQARNDLMKQMPIMEGNS, encoded by the coding sequence ATCGTGTATAACCGGGAGCAGCTAATGGAAGCGGTGTCGTCTCAAATGCCTGCAAAGCGCTGGCAGCACACCCTCGGCGTCATGGAAACAGCGGTGAAGCTGGCAGAGCAGTACGGCGCAGACCCGGTGAAAGCCGAGCTCGCCTCCATTTTGCATGATGTTGCCAAATATTGGCCCACAGATCGGCTGGAGCAGGTGCTGAGAGAGAATCATCTGAATCCCGGCCTGCTGCAGGAGGATAAGCAGCTATGGCACGCCGAGGTCGGTGCGTTTGTAGCGCAGCAGGAATATGGAATTGAGGATCTGGACATTCTGGATGCGATCCGCTATCACACCTCCGGGCGTGAGGGCATGAGCCTGCTGGAGAAAGTGGTTTGTCTGGCTGACTATATTGAGCCCGGAAGGGATTTTCCGGGAGTGAATAAATTACGCAAACTGGCCAACCATAGCCTGGAAGAGGCGCTTGCCGCCGGGCTGGGAACGACGATCAGCCACTTGGTAGAGAAGAATAAAGCCATTTACGTGCTGACCGTACAGGCCCGAAATGATTTAATGAAGCAAATGCCAATAATGGAGGGGAATTCATGA
- the rsfS gene encoding ribosome silencing factor, translated as MTITPNELLNMAVAAAEDKKAMNLVALDLKGISLVADYFVICHGNSDTQVQAIATEIRKRVHDAGVSVKLEGMDAARWVLMDLGDVVVHIFHRDEREYYNIERLWSDAKVVENV; from the coding sequence ATGACCATAACACCGAATGAATTGTTAAATATGGCCGTTGCGGCCGCAGAGGATAAAAAAGCGATGAATCTTGTCGCGCTGGATTTGAAGGGCATCTCGCTGGTTGCTGATTATTTTGTGATCTGCCACGGGAACTCGGACACCCAGGTGCAGGCCATTGCGACCGAAATCCGCAAAAGAGTCCATGATGCCGGCGTTTCTGTCAAGCTGGAGGGCATGGATGCAGCACGCTGGGTCCTGATGGACCTGGGGGATGTTGTGGTTCACATCTTCCACCGGGACGAGCGCGAATATTACAACATTGAGCGCCTTTGGTCAGACGCTAAAGTGGTGGAGAACGTATGA